DNA from Amycolatopsis sp. DSM 110486:
CACCTGGCATGGATGACCGAGCACGGCGAACGCGAGCGGCGCGCCCGGCGCAACAGCGCGACCCGCATCCGGTGGGTCGCCGAACAGCTGGTGCTCGACGACCTGCGCCCCGGCGTCCCCACGTTCGACCGGGCGGTGGACGACGTGACCGCGCGCCGGGAAGACCCGCTTTCCGCCGCGCGCCGCCTGGTCGGGCGGCCGGGTGTGACGACTGACGAGGAGGAATTGTGGTGAACGAGCACGACCCGGCCCCGGCCGACTCAGCACTGACGACCGAAGCGCTCGTCGAGGCGGTCACGCGCGAACTCGCCGGCTGGGAGGGTGACGAGCTCGCGGCGTTCGTCGACCGCCAGCCCGAATCGCGCGAGGTCTACCGCTCCGGCAGCGGCATGGCGGTGCAGCGCGTCTACACCCCCGCCGACCTGCCCGAGGACTGGCACGACATCGGCCTGCCCGGCCGCTACCCGTACACGCGCGGGCCGTACCCGACGATGTACCGCGGCCGCACCTGGACCATGCGCCAGATCGCGGGCTTCGGGCAGGCCGAGGAGACCAACAAGCGGTTCCAGTACCTCATCGCGCAGGGCCAGACGGGCCTGTCCGTCGACTTCGACATGCCGACGCTGATGGGCCTGGACAGCGACGACCCGATGAGCCTCGGCGAGGTCGGGCGCGAGGGCGTCGCGATCGACACGCTGCCCGACATGGAGGCGCTGTTCGACGGCATCGACCTCGAGAAGATCAGCGTGTCGATGACGATCAACCCGTCGGCGTGGATCCTGCTCGCGATGTACGTGGCCGTGGCCGAACAGCGCGGCTACGACCTGAACAAGCTCTCGGGGACGATCCAGAACGACATCCTCAAGGAGTACGTCGCGCAGAAGGAGTGGGTGTTCCCGGTCCGGCCGAGCATGCGGATCGTGCGCGACACCGTGGTCTACGCCAGCGAGCACATGGCGCGCTACAACCCCGTCAACATCTCCGGCTACCACATCAGTGAGGCCGGGGCGAACGCGCTGCAGGAGATCGCGTTCACGATGGCCATCACGAAGGCCTACGTGGAGGACGTCGTCGCCACCGGGGTCGACGTGGACCAGTTCGCCTCACGGCTGTCGTTCTTCTTCGTCAGCCAGGCGGACCTCTTCGAGGAGGTCGCGAAGTTCCGCGCGGTGCGGCGGTTCTACGCGAAGATGATGAAGGAGACCTTCGGCGCCAAGAACCCGCAGTCGATGCGGCTGCGCTTCCACGCGCAGACGGCGGCGGCCACGCTCACGAAACCGCAGCCGCTCAACAACATCATCCGCACCGCGCTGCAGGCCCTCTCGGCCGTGCTCGGCGGCGCGCAGTCCTTGCACACCAACGGTCTCGACGAGGCCTACACGATCCCGAGCGAGCAGGCGATGAAGGTCGCGCTGCGCACACAGCAGATCATCGCCCACGAAACCGGCGTGCCGAACGTGATCGACCCGCTCGGCGGCTCGTACTACGTGGAGAACCTGACCGATCGCCTCGAACAGGGCATCCACGACTACTTCACGAAGATCGAGGAGCTCGGCGGCGTGGTGGCCGCGATCGAACAGGGCTTCTTCCAGCGCGAGATCTCCGACACCGCCTACGACTACGCGCGCCGCAAGGCCAGCGGCGACCGGCCCGTGATCGGCGTGAACTCCTACGTCGACTCCGGTGACGGCGAGAAGATCGAGACCCACAAGCTCGACCCGGAGTCCGAAGCCCGGCAGCTCTCGCGCCTCAAGCAGGTGCGGGCCGACCGGGACCCGGATCGGGCGAAGGCGGCGATGGAGCACCTGCTCGCCGTGGCGGCCGACCCGGCGGCGAACCTCATGCCCGCCACGATCGAGGCCGTGAAGGCACACCTGTCCATGGGAGAGATCACCGGTGCGCTGCGTGATGTCTTCGGCTCCTACACCGAAACGCCGGTGTTCTGACGAGCCCAGCTCCAGTCCCCACCCCCTCTCAACGACGAGAGTCCCGGAGGTGACCTGTGTACACACAGGTTCCCGCGCCACTGGGCGGCAGCCTCGGCTGGTCCGCCCTTGTGTCCGCCCTGCCCCTGCTGGTGTTGTTCGTGCTGCTGGGCGTGTTCCGCGTCCGCGCCTGGCTGGCTTCGGTGATCGCGCTCGTGCTGTCGATCGTCGTCGCCATCGCGGTCTACGGCATGCCCACCGGCCCCGCCCTCGATTCCGCGCTCGAAGGCGCGGCGTTCGGCTTGTTCCCCGCACTGTGGATCGTGCTGAACTCGCTGTGGATCTACCAGATGACGAAGGTGTCCGGGCACTTCGACGTGCTGCGGCGCACCTTCGCGAAGATCAGCGACGACCAGCGGGTGCAGGGCGTGATCATCGCGTTCTCGTTCGGCGCCCTGCTGGAGGCGCTCGCCGGCTTCGGCGCGCCGGTGGCGATCTGCTCGGTGATGCTGGTGGCGGTCGGGCTGAAACCGCTGAAGGCGGCGACGGTCGCGCTGATCGCCAACACCGCACCGGTCGCGTACGGCGCTGTGGCGCTGCCCGTGATCACACTCGCGAAGGTGACCGGGCTGCCGCTCGACGACCTCGCGGCCATGACCGGACGGCAGGTGCCGATCCTCGCGCTGATCGTGCCGCTGGTGCTCATGATCGTGCTCGACGGGCGGCGCGGGCTGCGGCAGGCGTGGCCGGCCGCGCTCGTGTGCGGCGTGAGCTTCGCCGTGGTCCAGTACCTGATGGCGAACTTCGGCCCGGTGCAGCTCACGGACATCGCGGCTTCGCTCGTGTCCGCCGCGGCCGTGCTGGTGCTGCTGCGGTTCTGGCGGCCGAAGCCGGCCGACGCGCCGGACCGCGCGCCGGATGACGGTGGTGAGCGGCCCGCGCCGGTTTCCGGTGGCAGCGGGGTGGCCGCGGCGACGGTGGTGCGCGAGCGGACGGTCGTCGACTCGCGAATCGAGCAACTGCGGTCGTTCGCGCCGTACGCGACGATCATCGTGCTGTTCTCCATCGCCGCGATCCCGGCGGTCGCGGCGGCGCTGGCCACGACGACCAAGACGTTCAGCTGGCCCGGCCTGCACATCGCGACGGCCGCGGGCAAACCGCTGAGCCTGGTGTCGTTCAAGTTCGACTGGCTCGCGGACAGCGGCACGGTGTTGTTCATCGCCGGTGTCGTGTCCGCGTTCCTGCTGAAAGTGCCGCTGCGGCAGGCGATCCGCGCCTACGGGCAGACGATCGTGCAGCTGCGTACCGCAGGGCTGACGGTGATGGCGGTGCTGGCGCTGGCGTACGTGATGAACATGTCGGGCCAGACGGCGACGCTCGGGTTGTTCCTCGCCGGCGCGGGCGGGCTTTTCGCACTGCTCTCGCCGCTGCTCGGCTGGTTCGGCACGGCGGTGACGGGTTCGGACACGTCGTCGAACTCGCTGTTCGGCGCGCTGCAGGTGGCGGCCGCGCACGGAGCGCAGCTGCAACCGACGCTGATGGCGGCGGCGAACAGCAGCGGCGGGGTGCTCGGAAAGATGATCAGCCCGCAGAACCTGGCGATCGGCGCGAGCGCCGTGGGACTGGCGGGTAAGGAGGGCCTGCTGTTCCGGCGGGTGCTCGCGGCGTCGGCGGTGTTCGTGCCGCTGATGTGCGTGCTGGTGTACCTGCAGTCCACGCCGGTGCTGTCATGGATGGTGCCGTGAGCGCGCGCGACGCCGTCGACGAGGCCAACGCGGCGATCGGCGCGGCGGTGTCCACGTGCACGTTGCCGGCCGACGACGAGACGGTGCTGCTCGACGTCCAGTACGAGCTGCTGGAACTGGCCGACGCGCTTGCCGCCGGCGTACCGGTGCCCGAGCTGCCCCGGTTGTGGCGGGCGGCTCGGGACCTCGGTCCTGTGGTGGTGCCGCGCGGGTTCGAGGTGCTCGGCGGGCTGAGTGCCGCGGCCGGGCTGCTGAAACTCGCGCGGGCGGTGGCGCGGCGGGCGGCGCGGGAAGCCCCGGCCGACGCGGTGGTGGTGCTCGACCGCTTGGGTGACGTCCTCCTGGCGATCGCGTTCCGCGCGGAAGAGCGCGAACGCTCACTCGGGTACGCGGGATCGTGTGCCGACTAGTGTGGTCATACCAACAAAGAGGTCATATTGACACTGGCTGCGAGCTCCGATTACCTTGAGTGAGCACTACGCGGTGCAGAGGAACTCCGGTGAGATTCCGGGCCGGTCGCGCCACTGTGATCGGACCCCGCCCGGCGGGGTTCGCAGGCAGACCCTCTCGCCGCGTCCATCCTTGAGCGGGTCGCACGAACCCGAGGAGGAGCGTGACCACCGTGATACCCGGAACGATGCCGGAAACGACGCCGAGGAACCGGTCATGACGACCGAGGCGGCCTGGGAGCCGGTGCGCCGCGTGCGGATGCACGAACAGGTGCTGGCGCAGATCGAGGAGAAGATCCTCGACGGCAGCCTGCGCGCGGGGGAGAAGCTCCCCAGCGAACGCGAGCTCGTGAGCGCGCTGGGGGTGAGCCGGACCAGCGTCCGCGAGGCCCTGCGCGCGCTCGAAGCCATGGGGATCATCGAGGCCCGCACGGGTTCGGGCGCCGACGCGGGTTCGGTCGTCACCGCGCGGTCGACCCCGGCGCTGACCAACCTGCTGCGGCTGCACCTCGCGCTCGCGCGGATCAGCCTGGCCGATCTGGTCGAGACGCGCGTGCAGCTCGAACGCAACGCGGCCCGGGGCGCGGCGGCGACCCGCACCCCCGAGGACGTGGCCCGGCTCGCCGAGCTGGTCGAGGGCATGCGCGCGGCGGACCAGGAGTACCAGCAGTTCAACGCGCTGGACACCGAGTTCCACGTGAGCATCGCCCGGATCTCGGGCAACGCGCTGGCCACCGACCTCATGCAGGCGCTGCGGGGAGCCGTCGAGTCGGAGATGGCGGCGGCGTTCGCGCGCCTGCCGGACTGGCGGGCGGTCGCGGCCGACCTGGTGACCGAGCACGAGGAGATCCTGCGCGCCATCGAGGCGGGCGACGGGGATCGCGCGGCCGAGCTCGTGGCCGAGCACATCACGCGCTTCTACACCGACCGCGTGCTCAACCCCTGATCGCGCGGCGGCAGCCGGCGCGGTCCACGTCGTACGTCACCTGAGCCCACCGGCTCGCCGAACGGGGGCGGGCCAGGGCGTCGGCAGTCACCTGCTCCAGCTCGTGCCGATCGCACCGAGGTCCGATTCACGCTGCCGCGGTGCGCGGCATCGACTAGACTCATTTGCCTCCTTTTCCCGAGAGGGAGGAGTCGGTGATGAGCGACTTCCCCAATTCACTGCACAGCAGGCGGGACGTGTTGCGTGCGGCGGCGGCCGTCACGCTCGGTTCGGTGGCACTGGGCGCCTGCGCCTCCGAGGAGGACACCGGGGAAACCGCCGGT
Protein-coding regions in this window:
- a CDS encoding methylmalonyl-CoA mutase family protein, with amino-acid sequence MNEHDPAPADSALTTEALVEAVTRELAGWEGDELAAFVDRQPESREVYRSGSGMAVQRVYTPADLPEDWHDIGLPGRYPYTRGPYPTMYRGRTWTMRQIAGFGQAEETNKRFQYLIAQGQTGLSVDFDMPTLMGLDSDDPMSLGEVGREGVAIDTLPDMEALFDGIDLEKISVSMTINPSAWILLAMYVAVAEQRGYDLNKLSGTIQNDILKEYVAQKEWVFPVRPSMRIVRDTVVYASEHMARYNPVNISGYHISEAGANALQEIAFTMAITKAYVEDVVATGVDVDQFASRLSFFFVSQADLFEEVAKFRAVRRFYAKMMKETFGAKNPQSMRLRFHAQTAAATLTKPQPLNNIIRTALQALSAVLGGAQSLHTNGLDEAYTIPSEQAMKVALRTQQIIAHETGVPNVIDPLGGSYYVENLTDRLEQGIHDYFTKIEELGGVVAAIEQGFFQREISDTAYDYARRKASGDRPVIGVNSYVDSGDGEKIETHKLDPESEARQLSRLKQVRADRDPDRAKAAMEHLLAVAADPAANLMPATIEAVKAHLSMGEITGALRDVFGSYTETPVF
- a CDS encoding L-lactate permease, with protein sequence MYTQVPAPLGGSLGWSALVSALPLLVLFVLLGVFRVRAWLASVIALVLSIVVAIAVYGMPTGPALDSALEGAAFGLFPALWIVLNSLWIYQMTKVSGHFDVLRRTFAKISDDQRVQGVIIAFSFGALLEALAGFGAPVAICSVMLVAVGLKPLKAATVALIANTAPVAYGAVALPVITLAKVTGLPLDDLAAMTGRQVPILALIVPLVLMIVLDGRRGLRQAWPAALVCGVSFAVVQYLMANFGPVQLTDIAASLVSAAAVLVLLRFWRPKPADAPDRAPDDGGERPAPVSGGSGVAAATVVRERTVVDSRIEQLRSFAPYATIIVLFSIAAIPAVAAALATTTKTFSWPGLHIATAAGKPLSLVSFKFDWLADSGTVLFIAGVVSAFLLKVPLRQAIRAYGQTIVQLRTAGLTVMAVLALAYVMNMSGQTATLGLFLAGAGGLFALLSPLLGWFGTAVTGSDTSSNSLFGALQVAAAHGAQLQPTLMAAANSSGGVLGKMISPQNLAIGASAVGLAGKEGLLFRRVLAASAVFVPLMCVLVYLQSTPVLSWMVP
- a CDS encoding FadR/GntR family transcriptional regulator — protein: MTTEAAWEPVRRVRMHEQVLAQIEEKILDGSLRAGEKLPSERELVSALGVSRTSVREALRALEAMGIIEARTGSGADAGSVVTARSTPALTNLLRLHLALARISLADLVETRVQLERNAARGAAATRTPEDVARLAELVEGMRAADQEYQQFNALDTEFHVSIARISGNALATDLMQALRGAVESEMAAAFARLPDWRAVAADLVTEHEEILRAIEAGDGDRAAELVAEHITRFYTDRVLNP